The Takifugu rubripes chromosome 7, fTakRub1.2, whole genome shotgun sequence genome has a segment encoding these proteins:
- the LOC115250551 gene encoding CTP synthase 1-like — MKYILVTGGVISGIGKGIIASSVGTILKSCGLHVTAIKIDPYINIDAGTFSPYEHGEVFVLDDGGEVDLDLGNYERFLDIRLTRDNNLTTGKIYQSVISKERKGDYLGKTVQVVPHITDAIQEWVMKQARVSVDDDGIEPEVCIIELGGTVGDIESMPFIEAFRQFQFKVKRENFCNIHVSLIPQPQTTGEQKTKPTQSSVRELRGLGLSPDLIMCRCSTPLETAVKEKISMFCHVEPSQVICVQDVSSIYKVPLLLEEQGVVNYFCQRLNMSVETSPRKMLSKWKEMADRSDRLLEHVTIALVGKYTKLADSYTSVIKALEHSALAINHKLEVKYVDSEDLEGTTLEEEPVKYHEAWQKLCSSQGVLVPGGFGVRGTEGKMLAINWARKQNKPYLGVCLGMQLAVCEFARNVLGWEDANSTEFDPQSEHPVVIEMPEHNPGQMGGTMRLGKRRTLFKSDTSVMRKLYASVDFIEERHRHRFEVNPALKEHFVKHGLQFVGQDVQGERMEIIELEDHCYFVGVQYHPEFTSRPIKPSPPYFGLLLAAAGKLQSYLSKGCQLSPRDTYCYSSGGSSPEPEISELKFPASL; from the exons ATGAAGTACATCCTGGTTACTGGTGGAGTCATATCTGGGATTGGGAAGGGAATAATTGCCAGCAGCGTGGGAACCATCCTTAAATCCTGCGGCCTTCATGTCACAGCTATAAAAATCGATCCCTACATAAATATTGATGCCGGCACCTTTTCACCCTACGAGCACG GGGAAGTCTTTGTTCTTGATGATGGCGGGGAAGTGGATTTGGACCTGGGGAACTATGAGCGCTTCTTGGACATCCGTCTTACCAGAGACAACAACCTCACCACTGGAAAGATCTACCAGTCAGTCATCAgcaaggagaggaagggagactACCTGGGCAAAACGGTGCAGG TGGTGCCCCACATTACGGATGCCATCCAGGAGTGGGTGATGAAGCAGGCCAGGGTGTCGGTGGACGACGACGGCATAGAACCCGAAGTTTGCATCATTGAG CTGGGCGGAACGGTCGGAGACATTGAGAGTATGCCCTTTATTGAGGCCTTCAGGCAGTTCCAGTTCAAGGTGAAGAGGGAGAACTTCTGCAACATCCATGTCAGCTTGATCCCACAG CCACAAACTACTGGGGAGCAGAAAACCAAACCAACCCAGAGCAGCGTTCGAGAGCTGAGAGGTCTCGGCTTGTCTCCAGACCTG ATTATGTGTCGCTGTTCGACGCCCCTGGAAACGGCAGTAAAGGAGAAGATCTCTATGTTTTGCCATGTGGAGCCTTCACAG GTGATCTGTGTCCAGGACGTCTCCTCCATTTACAAAGTACCGCTCTTGTTAGAAGAGCAGGGGGTTGTCAACTACTTCTGCCAGCGTCTGAACATGTCGGTGGAGACGAGTCCCAGGAAAATGCTCTCAAAGTGGAAAGAGATGGCTGACAG GTCTGATCGTCTTTTGGAACATGTGACCATCGCCCTCGTTGGAAAATACACCAAACTGGCTGACTCCTACACGTCTGTCATCAAGGCGCTGGAGCACTCGGCTCTGGCCATTAACCATAAATTGGAGGTCAAG TATGTAGACTCTGAAGATTTGGAGGGCACCACTCTCGAAGAGGAGCCAGTAAAATACCACGAGGCCTGGCAAAAGCTGTGCAGCTCTCA AGGAGTGTTGGTACCAGGAGGGTTCGGCGTTAGAGGGACGGAGGGAAAGATGCTCGCCATCAACTGGGCCAGGAAACAGAATAAGCCGTATCTGG GAGTGTGTTTGGGAATGCAGCTGGCAGTGTGCGAGTTCGCCCGGAATGTTCTCGGGTGGGAAG ACGCCAACTCCACCGAATTCGACCCTCAGTCCGAGCACCCTGTG GTGATTGAGATGCCGGAGCACAACCCCGGGCAGATGGGCGGAACCATGCGTCTGGGCAAAAGGCGGACTCTCTTCAAGTCCGACACCAGCGTGATGA GGAAACTTTATGCGAGTGTGGATTTCATCGAggaaagacacagacacagatttGAG GTCAACCCTGCTCTGAAGGAGCACTTCGTGAAGCACGGCCTTCAGTTTGTGGGTCAGGATGTGCAGGGAGAACGGATGGAGATCATTGAGTTGGAAG ATCACTGTTACTTCGTTGGCGTGCAGTACCACCCCGAGTTCACCTCCAGGCCCATCAAACCTTCTCCGCCATACTTTGGCCTCCTGCTGGCGGCTGCAGGGAAGCTGCAGAGTTACCTGTCCAAAGGCTGCCAGCTGTCCCCTCG GGACACGTACTGCtacagcagcggcggcagctccCCCGAACCCGAGATCAGTGAACTGAAGTTTCCTGCTTCCCTCTGA